The Brassica napus cultivar Da-Ae chromosome C7, Da-Ae, whole genome shotgun sequence genome has a segment encoding these proteins:
- the LOC106376977 gene encoding probable protein S-acyltransferase 7, with protein MYVVPPPESGSGSDRDLRVYQTWKGSNIFFLQGRFVFGPDVRSLALTICLIAVPVTIFCIFVARKLMDDFSDSWGVSIVAVAVVFTIYDLILLLVTSGKDPGIIPRNAHPPEPEALDGNMDAGAGQTPQLRLPRIKEVEVNGITFKVKYCDTCMLYRPPRCSHCSICNNCVEKFDHHCPWVGQCIGLRNYRFFFMFVFSTTLLCIYVHAFCWVYIRKITDSEHTTIWKAMLKTPASIVLIIYTFISMWFVGGLTAFHLYLISTNQTTYENFRYRYDRRSNPHNKGVVNNFKETFCSAIPPSKNDFRALVHREPPLPPRSVAGGFMSPNMGKANDDIEMGRKAVWADMGPAMSEHGTNNERLHVKDGELGELSPVVRTTVDEQSDRPGVHPRRSSWGRKSGSWDMSPEVMALAGRVGGEQNQNRGGSSSGSGLVTENRHS; from the exons atatTCTTTCTTCAGGGGAGATTTGTATTCGGGCCAGACGTAAGATCACTGGCCCTGACAATATGTCTCATTGCTGTTCCCGTTACTATTTTCTGCATCTTTGTCGCGAGGAAGCTAATGGATGACTTCTCTGATAGCTGGGGAGTATCTATAGTTGCTGTTGCCGTCGTCTTCACCATTTAT GATTTAATTCTTCTGCTGGTTACATCCGGAAAAGATCCAGGAATCATCCCGAGAAACGCTCATCCTCCAGAGCCTGAAGCACTCGATGGCAACATGGATGCAGGAGCTGGCCAGACTCCTCAGCTGCGGCTGCCTCGCATTAAGGAAGTAGAGGTTAATGGAATCACATTTAAGGTCAAGTACTGTGACACTTGCATGCTCTATAGACCGCCTCGCTGTTCCCATTGCTCGATTTGTAACAACTGCGTTGAAAAGTTTGACCATCACTGCCCTTGGGTTGGCCAATGTATTGGTCTG AGGAACTACAGATTCTTCTTCATGTTTGTCTTCTCCACGACCCTTCTCTGTATATATGTTCATGCCTTCTGCTGGGTCTATATAAGGAAGATCACTGACTCAGAGCATACAACTATTTGGAAGGCAATGCTCAAAACTCCTGCCTCCATTGTATTGATAATCTACACATTCATATCGATGTGGTTTGTTGGTGGCTTAACAGCTTTCCATCTGTATCTCATCAGCACAAACCAG ACTACATATGAGAATTTCAGATACAGATATGATAGGCGAAGCAACCCACACAACAAGGGAGTGGTTAACAACTTCAAAGAAACGTTTTGTTCTGCAATACCTCCTTCAAAGAATGACTTTAGAGCCTTGGTCCATCGTGAACCTCCATTGCCTCCTAGATCTGTAGCAGGTGGGTTTATGAGTCCAAACATGGGTAAAGCCAACGATGATATTGAGATGGGAAGGAAAGCTGTTTGGGCAGACATGGGTCCTGCAATGTCAGAGCATGGTACTAACAATGAACGGTTGCATGTTAAGGATGGTGAGTTAGGCGAGCTATCTCCTGTAGTTAGGACAACAGTTGATGAACAGAGCGATAGGCCTGGTGTGCATCCGAGGCGCTCGAGCTGGGGAAGGAAAAGCGGGAGCTGGGATATGTCGCCAGAAGTTATGGCCTTAGCAGGCAGAGTAGGAGGAGAACAAAACCAGAACCGTGGAGGAAGCAGCAGTGGAAGTGGTCTAGTGACTGAGAACCGGCATTCATAG